Proteins from a genomic interval of Rhodopseudomonas julia:
- a CDS encoding GGDEF domain-containing protein, giving the protein MDLMNVLLLVLELTVYFSVMAGLFRLRHRLGIGIFFCALGTMHFLETYLAAILYVPFAEGTAISPGSTVLFAGKLVLLLLVYIREDASTVRQPIYGLLIGNFLTVALVFLARHHIVAPATGQLPDFSFMNDMGWLMVWGTVLLFVDSILIILLYERLGRIMRQSVGLRIALCAMAILTFDQIGFYSALWALLDAPTNVLIGGWLAKMVTACIYGVLAWIYLRYLERPPLVAPRQKRISDIFDVLTYREKYEDLLKRVGRDELTGVFDRSRLPGEGKDTLNCTPEAGRPFSVLIVDIDEFKAINDDFGHACGDLVLKEMAATMQGVLRKDDVLVRYGGDEFVICCNDLDRWEATSLGDRLMRRVAALQLPPLGRPVTISIGHATSPDEGRTFEELFAAADRSLYRVKRRRHGESSRLRAEGDLAQDPGTQASGAQDPEGIGTELV; this is encoded by the coding sequence ATGGATTTGATGAATGTTCTTCTGCTGGTTCTGGAACTGACCGTCTATTTTTCGGTCATGGCCGGTCTCTTCAGGCTGCGCCATCGGCTCGGGATCGGCATCTTCTTCTGTGCCCTCGGCACGATGCATTTCCTGGAGACCTATCTCGCGGCGATCCTTTATGTGCCCTTCGCGGAGGGGACGGCAATTTCTCCGGGTTCGACGGTCCTGTTTGCCGGCAAGCTCGTCCTCCTTCTCCTCGTTTATATCCGCGAAGACGCCTCCACCGTTCGCCAGCCGATCTACGGCCTTCTCATCGGCAATTTCCTGACCGTCGCTCTCGTCTTCCTGGCGCGCCATCACATCGTCGCGCCGGCCACGGGGCAGTTGCCCGATTTCAGCTTCATGAACGACATGGGCTGGCTGATGGTGTGGGGAACGGTGCTTCTGTTCGTGGACAGCATCCTCATCATCCTGCTTTACGAGCGGCTCGGTCGGATCATGCGGCAGAGCGTTGGTCTGCGCATCGCGCTCTGCGCCATGGCCATCCTCACCTTCGACCAGATCGGCTTCTATTCGGCGCTCTGGGCGCTTCTCGATGCGCCGACGAACGTGCTGATCGGCGGCTGGCTCGCCAAGATGGTGACGGCCTGCATCTACGGCGTGCTTGCGTGGATTTATCTGCGCTATCTCGAGCGCCCACCGCTCGTCGCGCCTCGGCAGAAGCGGATCTCCGACATCTTCGACGTCCTCACCTATCGTGAAAAATACGAGGATCTCCTGAAGCGTGTCGGGCGCGACGAGCTGACCGGTGTCTTTGATCGCAGTCGGTTGCCGGGCGAAGGCAAGGATACGCTCAATTGCACGCCGGAGGCCGGGAGGCCGTTCAGCGTGCTCATCGTCGACATCGACGAATTCAAGGCGATCAATGACGATTTCGGCCATGCGTGCGGGGATCTCGTTCTCAAAGAGATGGCCGCGACGATGCAGGGCGTCCTGCGCAAGGATGACGTCCTGGTGCGTTATGGGGGAGACGAGTTCGTCATCTGTTGCAACGATCTCGACCGCTGGGAGGCGACCTCGCTCGGCGACCGGCTGATGCGGCGGGTGGCGGCGTTGCAATTGCCCCCGCTCGGCCGACCCGTGACGATCAGCATCGGCCACGCGACATCGCCCGATGAAGGACGGACGTTCGAAGAATTGTTCGCGGCCGCCGATCGCTCGCTTTATCGGGTGAAGCGAAGGCGTCATGGGGAAAGCTCGAGGCTGCGGGCGGAAGGAGATCTGGCGCAAGACCCCGGCACGCAGGCCAGCGGCGCTCAGGATCCCGAGGGCATCGGGACCGAGCTCGTCTGA